DNA from bacterium:
ATGAGCGCGGCACCGCAGCCGCTCTTCTCCACTGCCTTATCAGGACAACCCATATTGATGTCGATGCCGTCGAATCCGAGATCCGCGACGATAGCCGCCGCCTTCTCCATGCGCTCCGGTACCGAGGTGAAGAGCTGCGCCACGATCGGCCGCTCTCCTTCGCTATACATCAGTTTCGCGCGCAACACTTCCTGTCCCTTTTCCGGCGCCAATACCAATCCATCCGCAGAGGTGAACTCGGTGAACATGACGCTCGGTCGCCCGAAGCTCGCGATGTGTCTCCGGAAGGCCGCATCGGTGACGTCCTCCATCGGAGCTTGTATGAAAAATGGCCGTGTGAGTCTCCCCCAGAACCCGTGCATGGCTAGTACCATACCATCGTTGCCAAAGTGCGCCATCGGGTGCACCATACATCCAGTAAAGAAAAGACGGAGGAAACCATGTCGCTGCCAGTCCCATTACGGTACGCACGCCTTCAGGTCATGATCATCCCTCAACCGGATGATATCGACTACGACTGCGTTCCGGTGACCCTTCTGCCCCGAGTGACGCCACTCAAAGCGATCCGTGAACATGAGCAGGAAGAATTCCTTACGGATATCTACAAACCGCAGCCGATGTACGGCGTCATCCTGTTCCGCCGCTTCGTCGTCTGGAGTTCTTCCTACGTACGCCGATTCCGTGGCGGCTGATGCCGAAGCCCGAGGTTACTCCTCGGGCTGTTTTTCTGTCTCCTCCACCGTCGTACCTGTCGGCGCGGCTCCGAGGAATTTGTAGTACACACGGTTACCGAAGCGCATATCGACATACTCCAATTCGCTCACGCGATCACGCACGGTATCCGCTTCGAGCGCGAGCTTGAGGTCGTGGATGACCTTCTCTCCTTCCGTATCGAAAAGGACGCGCAGCGTGAACGTACCTGCGAGCGGCACCGAGAAATCCTTTTCATTCTCGATCGTAATACCCTGCGGCTCATAGCCCGCCTGTTTCAAGAGCCCGAGGAAATGCACGATGCTCGAAAGGCGTCCGAGGAGGAAGGTCTGTCCGATCGGTTCCCTGTCCGGAAGGAGTCCGGCGCGGAAGACAAACGGCGTCGTCGTCTGTGTGCCGTCCGCCTCGGCGAAGATAAATCCATTCGAATCCAAGAAGTAGCACTTCTCAGCCGCACACCATTTCGCATATGGCGTCCTCTCTTCCACCGTTACCACCACTGCCTGCGCCAGAAGTGCAGGACGAGAAAGCTCCACTTCCTTGATGCGGGGGAATTCCGCAGAGAGCTTCGCTTCGATATCACGCTCCGGATAGAGGAAGATGTTCTTCTTGGAGAAGATCTTCCAGAAATTATCACTGATCGCGTTCTGCACCGAAGCCGTAAGTGCATTCGCCGGAATATCCTCTGCACCTTGGATGGACACATCCTTGATCGCGAAGCGTTCCGCCTGCGAAACGAGCCCGAGACCACCGACGAAGCCTGCGCCGAGCAGCATGCAGATGCTGAACATAAGCGCGCGCTGCTTGCGGCGGCGCGCACGCAATCGCTGCGGTTTCGAGAGCGGTTTAGCAGCAGTGCGCGTGGAAGATGAAATGCGCGTCGGCTCGGGAGTGCGGCGCGGCGGAGGCGCCCAACGCGTATCCTCGCGTTTTCGCGCACTCGCATTCTTCAGGTCGATGACCTTCGAGCGTTTCTGTGGTCCGGATCGCGGCATGGTCCCTGTACGGACCTTATTGTAGCGCGGAAAATTTCCGCTTCCGCTTCAAACTGGGAATTACGCGGAGTTTCCGCACACAATAAGTACCGAGGGTCTTCGCAGGCGCGTCGGCGCCGAGACTGAGCGCTAGGCCAGCAGGCCTAGATAGCGACCCGAGGGACTTATTTTGTGCGGAAACGGCTTACGCAGCGATCACGTCCTTACCCATGTACGGACGAAGCGCCTCGGGAACGGAAATAGAACCATCCTCCTGCTGATTGTTCTCGACGATGTGCGCCAAGATGCGTGGGAGCGCAAGCGCCGTGTTGTTGAGCGAATGGACGAACTTCAAGGTGCCATCCTCATCGCGATAACGGATGTTAAGGCGGCGCGTCTGGAAATCATGGAAATACGAAGACGAGTGCGTCTCGCGATAGCGCTTTTCCGACGGCATCCACGCCTCGATGTCGTACTTCTTCACCTGACCGAGACCGATGTCCCCGCCGCAGTTCACGACGACGTGATACGGGAGATTAAGTTCCTGCAAGAGTTTCTCCGAATTCTCGGTCAGTTCTTCGTGGTGCTGCACCGACGTCGCGTGATTCGCCTCGCAGAGGACGACCTGTTCGTACTTCACGAACTCGTGCACGCGGAAGATTCCCTTCTCATCCTTACCGTGGGAGCCTGCCTCGCGACGGAAGCACGGAGAGAATGCGAAATACTTCAGCGGGAGATCCTTCTTCTCGACGATCTCATCCATGAAGTAGCCCATCATCGCCACTTCTGCGGTTCCCGCGAGATAATCGCCATCCTGCGTCTTGTAGAGATCCTCCTCGCTCTGCGGCAGATATCCGGTGCCCACGAACGGCTCTCTTCGCACCATCGAAGGCACGATCATCGGCGTGAAGCCCTCCGTATGCATGAACCGGTCCTGCACGAAGCGCTCAAGCGCCCAGACCAATCGTGCGCCATCACCCTTGAGGAAGTAACCGCGGAATCCCGCGACCTTCGCGCCGCGCTCCGAATCCACCATGCCGTGCTTCTCCAGAAGTTCCGCCGCACTCTTCGGTTCGAATGT
Protein-coding regions in this window:
- a CDS encoding FtsQ-type POTRA domain-containing protein — its product is MPRSGPQKRSKVIDLKNASARKREDTRWAPPPRRTPEPTRISSSTRTAAKPLSKPQRLRARRRKQRALMFSICMLLGAGFVGGLGLVSQAERFAIKDVSIQGAEDIPANALTASVQNAISDNFWKIFSKKNIFLYPERDIEAKLSAEFPRIKEVELSRPALLAQAVVVTVEERTPYAKWCAAEKCYFLDSNGFIFAEADGTQTTTPFVFRAGLLPDREPIGQTFLLGRLSSIVHFLGLLKQAGYEPQGITIENEKDFSVPLAGTFTLRVLFDTEGEKVIHDLKLALEADTVRDRVSELEYVDMRFGNRVYYKFLGAAPTGTTVEETEKQPEE
- the serS gene encoding serine--tRNA ligase, with the translated sequence MLDIKFIRENKDIVILGAKKKHIDVDIERLISLDDQRKDLQKQIDDKRAEQNAASNAIVSTSDPAEKQKLIESMGAVKETMKILEEQLGEIMKEWRNLMVRVPNVPDISVPDGESDADNQEVKTWGDIPTFTFEPKSAAELLEKHGMVDSERGAKVAGFRGYFLKGDGARLVWALERFVQDRFMHTEGFTPMIVPSMVRREPFVGTGYLPQSEEDLYKTQDGDYLAGTAEVAMMGYFMDEIVEKKDLPLKYFAFSPCFRREAGSHGKDEKGIFRVHEFVKYEQVVLCEANHATSVQHHEELTENSEKLLQELNLPYHVVVNCGGDIGLGQVKKYDIEAWMPSEKRYRETHSSSYFHDFQTRRLNIRYRDEDGTLKFVHSLNNTALALPRILAHIVENNQQEDGSISVPEALRPYMGKDVIAA